The genomic segment TGTTTCTTATTAAATTAACATTTTGTATCGCCTATAATTTTGTTTCTTTTTAGTATTATTTAAAACTTTAATACTTATTTTTCTAAAGATTTACCCTAATTTTTCGTTAAGGAAAATTTCTTTATTCTTTTTACTTGAATAAAGAATTCGTATAAGTTGTTCTCTAAATTGAAAATAAAAAAAAAACCAGCGAATTTCGCTGGTTCTATAAAATATATTTAAAAGAAAACTAGGCTAACATAGTAACAGGATTTTCTATAAATGTTTTTAATGTTTGTAAGAACTGAGCACCAACAGCACCATCTACAGTTCTGTGATCGCAAGTTAATGTCAATTTCATGGTGTTTCCAACAACTATTTGTCCGTTTTTAACAACCGGTTTTTCTACAATTGCACCTACAGATAATATTGCAGAATTAGGTTGATTTATAATAGACGTAAAATTCTCGATACCAAACATTCCCAGATTAGAAACCGTAAAAGTACTTCCTTGCATTTCTGCAGGCGTAATTTTCTTATGTCTTGCTTTGCCAGCTAAATCTCTAACAGTCTCACCAATTTGAGTTAAACTCATTTGGTTGGTATGTTTTATAACTGGCACTAATAAACCTTCATCTACTGCAACAGCAACACCAACATGAATGTGACTGTGATACACTGTATTATTATCTGTCCAAGAAGTATTTACTTGAGGATGTTTCTGTAAAGCCATCGCACACGCTTTTACAACCATGTCGTTAAAAGATACTTTCGTATCTGGTATTGCATTGATTGTTTTACGGGACGCGATTGCATTGTCCATATCTACTTCAATATTTAAACTGAAATCTGGAGCAGAAAACTTAGAATTTCCTAAAGATTTTGCAATTGCTTTACGCATTTGCGAATTTTTAACTTCTTCCGACTTTTCTTCTCCTGTAATAGAAAATGATGGAGTTGCAGCTTTAGATGCTGGGGAAGGAGTTTCTACAGAAACTGTTGCTTTAGGTGTATAATTTTCCACATCTTTTTTAATGATTCTTCCGTTTTCACCAGAACCATTTACATCTGCTAAATTAATTCCTTTTTCTGAAGCAATTTTCTTAGCTAATGGAGAAGCGAAAATTCTTCCGCCAGAATTATTAGTAGTTGTATTCGCAGTTTTTGTTTCTTCTTTTTTATCAGAAAATTTCTCTTCTTTCTTTTCAGTTTTTGTGTCCGATTTCTTTTCTGAGGATTTACCTTTTGTAGTGCCACCATTTTTAACCAATGCAGTAACATCTGTTCCTTTAGGTCCTATAATGGTTAATAAGCTATCTACAGGAGCAGTTTCGCCTTCTTGAACACCAATGTAAAGAATGGTTCCTTCATAGAAACATTCGAATTCCATAGTTGCTTTATCTGTTTCGATTTCTGCTAAAATATCGCCTTCTTCAACAGCATCTCCTTCTTTTTTTAACCAAGTTGCAACAGTACCATCTGTCATGGTATCACTTAAACGTGGCATTGTAATTACGTTAACTCCTTCTGGAGTTTCAGCAGAATCATCATTAGAATTTTCTTCTTTCGAATTTTCTTTTTTGTCTTCTTTAGATTCTTCTTTTTTAGCCGATTTTTCATCAGAAGAACCACCAGCTAAAAGATCGGAAATATCTTCTCCTTCTTCACCAATAATTGCCAATAATGTATCTACAGGAGACGTTTCGCCTTCTTGAACACCAATGTGTAATAAAACACCTTCATGAAAAGATTCGAATTCCATTGTAGCTTTATCGGTTTCGATTTCTGCTAAAATATCACCTTCTTCTACCTTATCTCCAACTTTCTTTAACCAT from the Polaribacter cellanae genome contains:
- a CDS encoding pyruvate dehydrogenase complex dihydrolipoamide acetyltransferase; the protein is MATVINMPRLSDTMEEGVVAQWLKKVGDKVEEGDILAEIETDKATMEFESFHEGVLLHIGVQEGETSPVDTLLAIIGEEGEDISDLLAGGSSDEKSAKKEESKEDKKENSKEENSNDDSAETPEGVNVITMPRLSDTMTDGTVATWLKKEGDAVEEGDILAEIETDKATMEFECFYEGTILYIGVQEGETAPVDSLLTIIGPKGTDVTALVKNGGTTKGKSSEKKSDTKTEKKEEKFSDKKEETKTANTTTNNSGGRIFASPLAKKIASEKGINLADVNGSGENGRIIKKDVENYTPKATVSVETPSPASKAATPSFSITGEEKSEEVKNSQMRKAIAKSLGNSKFSAPDFSLNIEVDMDNAIASRKTINAIPDTKVSFNDMVVKACAMALQKHPQVNTSWTDNNTVYHSHIHVGVAVAVDEGLLVPVIKHTNQMSLTQIGETVRDLAGKARHKKITPAEMQGSTFTVSNLGMFGIENFTSIINQPNSAILSVGAIVEKPVVKNGQIVVGNTMKLTLTCDHRTVDGAVGAQFLQTLKTFIENPVTMLA